The DNA window CGAAATGCGACGGCTGCGGCCTTTGCGCCTCGGCCTGCGCCGAAGGCGCCATCAAGATCATCGACGGCAAGGCCAAGCTGGTCAGCGAGACGTACTGCGACGGCCTGGGCGCCTGCCTGGGCGAATGCCCGCAAGGGGCTCTGACCATCGAGGAGCGCGACGCCCTGATATTCGATGAAGAGGCCGTGCAGGAGCATATGAAGAAAGAACGACCCGCCGAGCATCCGCACGCCGCGCATCATGGAGGCTGTCCGTCCGCGAGGGCGATGGATTTTGGTTCGCCTAAGATTGAACCTTCAGGGCAGGTCCAGCCCGTCAAGTCCGCCTTGTCCCATTGGCCCGTGCAGCTCCACCTCATCTCGCCGGCCGCTCCCTATTTCCAGAAGGCGGACGTGGTCTTGGCCGCGGACTGCGTGGCCTATGCCTTGGGCGGCTTCCACGAGACCTACCTCCAGGGCCGGCGCCTGAGCATCGCCTGCCCCAAGCTCGACTCGGACCAGGAGGAATACGTGGAGAAGGTCCGCTCCCTCATCGACGACGCCAAGATCAACACCCTCACGGTCATGATCATGCAGGTGCCCTGCTGCTCGGGGCTGCTCGCCATGGCCAAGAAAGCGGCGGCGGGCGCCAAGCGCAAGGTCCCGCTCAAGGCCGTGGTGGTCGGCCTCAAGGGCGACGTCCTCTCCGAAGACTGGGTTTAGCGGCCGCCCCGAAGTAATGTATCATCATTCCCCGAAGGGGGAATTATGATGCTGCGAGCCGCGCTTTTCGTCCTTGCCTTGTCTGTCCGGCCTGCCGCTGCCATGGCTGCCGAGCCGGACTGCGCAGGCTGCCACAAGCTCCACTCTCCGGCCCTGGTCATGGAATGGCA is part of the Elusimicrobiota bacterium genome and encodes:
- a CDS encoding 4Fe-4S binding protein; protein product: MKRKIIRINESKCDGCGLCASACAEGAIKIIDGKAKLVSETYCDGLGACLGECPQGALTIEERDALIFDEEAVQEHMKKERPAEHPHAAHHGGCPSARAMDFGSPKIEPSGQVQPVKSALSHWPVQLHLISPAAPYFQKADVVLAADCVAYALGGFHETYLQGRRLSIACPKLDSDQEEYVEKVRSLIDDAKINTLTVMIMQVPCCSGLLAMAKKAAAGAKRKVPLKAVVVGLKGDVLSEDWV